The genomic segment AGCATGATCTCAAGATCACCGGGATGAGCACGATAATGATCACCAACCGGACCAGGCAGGGTTTCGACACCCATGTCAGGTGTCCATTCACCACTTTTGATGATCTTGACCAAAGCCGCCAGACGCAGGAACAGATAGTCGGTCCAATTGGGCCGCTCCACCTTGGCCACAGGCGTCATCATGGCCGGAACGTCACACCGAAACGGTTCACGGTTGAAAAACTGGTCTCCCCCCTGGTACGTCCGGCCATAGCCGGTATACGCATCGTCGGACCGGCCCAGGGAAAACCCGGTGGCCCCGGCTCCGGCAACGGTGGCAGCCGCAGCGGCCGCCCCACCGAATTTCAGGAAATTACGACGGCTCACTCCCTTTTTCTCAGGGGCAGCCTCCTGTTTGACGTCAGATTTTTCGTCACCAAGAACGTCAGAAGCCGATACTCGGTTCTTCGGGTCATTGATGATGTCCAACGCATCTTGTTCTTTCGACATGCAAGACCTCCTCTCGCTAAGTTATTTCTCTTCCGACGCGGCCACCGAATCTTCGGCAGGCACGACACCGGAAAAAGCACGTTCAAGTTCCGGGATCATGTCGAGAATGACCTCGACATAACGAGATACAGCGTCTGGATGATGTTTGGCTAAATCCTTGGCGCGCATCACCAGATAATCGCGGGCATCAAAATCCATGTCCGCCAATTCCAAATGACAAACCGCAGCGACTTCGATCTGCCCCATCTCGATCAAAGCGTCACCCTTGATTCGAAAAGCCAAATATTCGGACCCACCACCGGATTGAATCAACATGTCACACTGTGCGATACAGTCCGCATACTCACCCTGTTCAAACAGACAGATGGCGATGCCTCGATGCGATTCCCGATGGTCGGGCGTCAATTCGGCAGCCTTCGTGAAATAGGGCAAGGCCTCGGAAAACCGTTCAAGGGCGACCAGCGTTTCTCCGGACCAAAAGTTTGGTCCCATCCGCTCAGGCTCAGCCTTGGCACTCTTCAGAAAATACGGCAGCGCCTCCACCGGGCGATCGGTCAAGGCGAGGCACAAGCCGGAATGGTACGTCGCCCCCACATGGTCGGGATCAAGGGCCAAAAGATCCTGATACTGACCAAACGCCGTTGTGTATTTCTTTGCAAACAAGGCAATATTCGCCCGATTAAAACGGGGATTCACAGCTTTGGGATCACTCTCGATGGCCAATAAAAACGATTTTTCGGCCTCGGCTGGCTCATCCAACTGAAGATGCGCCACCCCCAATTCATTATAGGCTTTGACCTGCAACTGGGCGGGGACATGTCCCGCTGACAGCTCACCGATCAAAAATTTCTTCAAATCATGATACGCATGACGATCTTTCAATGCACAAATACGATGCTTGAGATCATCTTCCGTCATCTGCTGTAGGGACTCATTCATGGCTTCACTCCTTGTGATTTTTATACCAAGAAATGTGCCAATTTTATCTATCAATAAAATCAATTAGATAGACTTAAGTACGCCGAAGAAGAGACCACCTATTGTTTTATAAAACAATAAATAGCGATATTAAGCGAACTGTTGTGCTATAGCGCATTGCACGCTATATTCTCCACAGGAGCACACCATGGCACAGCCACACAAAGAGAATCTTACCTTCCTTACCGAGGCAATGATCCGCATTACCGGGAGTCTGGACATCCAGAAGTCACTCATCAACACCTTTGACTTTCTTGTTCAACATTTTCCGATAGATGCCATATCCCTTCACCAGTATTCACAAGATTTGCGGAGTCTGGAGCTACTTTTTCTGGTGCAGAAAGACACATTCGAATTCGTGGAAATCGTCGTTCCCCTGTCCGAACGCAGTGCAACAGGCCTTAGCCTGCACAATCAGAACACGGAATTTCTCATCAACGTCCAGAACAACATGCAATCCACAGTTTCCCGACAACACGGCGAAGCCCTCGCGCCATTCCTGCCGCTCAAGGAGCGAGGATATCTGATCGGCATCCTCCGCTCCGAAACCGAAACCCTCGGGCACCTCTGTTTCATGGGGACACACCCGGGATGTTTCACCAAGGAACATGAACGCAAACTCTCCCTGCTCCTGGCACCGTTCACCCTGACCATGTCCAATCTCCTGAAATACAAACGGACCATGGAATTCCAGAAAAAACTGCGGGAAGAAAAAGACGAACTGCAACTCAACCTGCAACGATTGCAAGGCCAGCAGATACTGGGGGAACACGGAGGATTACAGCACACGATGGACGTGGTGCATCAGTTGCGAAATCGCGAAATTCCGGCCCTGATTCTCGGGGAAACCGGCACGGGCAAGGAACTCATCGCCAATGTCATTCAGGCCATTTCTCCACGCAAGAACAAACCATTCGTCAAGGTCAACTGCGGGGCCATTCCAGATACGTTGGTGGATAGCGAACTCTTCGGCTACATCAAGGGTGCGTTCACGGGAGCCACATCATCCCGACCCGGACGCTTCGAACAAGCCCACACCGGCACCCTCTTTCTCGATGAAATCGGCGAACTCCCGCTTCAGGCACAGGTCCGATTATTGCGCGTATTGGAAAACCATGTGGTCGAACGGATAGGCAGCACGCAGCCCATCGATGTGGACGTTCGAATCATTGCGGCCACCAACAGAAATCTTGAACTGATGATGCAGGAAGGAACCTTCCGGGAAGACCTGTATTATCGATTGTATGTCTTTCCCATCAAGGTCCCGCCCTTGCGGGAAAGGACCGGGGACCTGCCAGAACTGATCCAGGCATTTGCCGAGCAGACCTACAAGAAAATGGGGCGGACAGACACGCCACAAATTCCGTGGCATACCCTGAAACGGCTGAACAAATATTCCTGGCCGGGGAACGTGCGTGAGTTGGAGAATCTGGTCAGACGAGCCATTACACTCAGCACAAGCGGGCCGCTGCAACTCGACAAACTCCTGCCGCAGGACGAGGGATGGTATATCGCTCCCGAAGAAAGCCAGAGCTATTTTGAAAAAACCATCGACGCTCGCGTGGAGCTTGCCCTTGAACAACACCTTGCTCACCTGCCCGTTGAACCTAAAGCACTTGCCGCCTCTCAGTCCGAGGTTTCGACGCAGGTCAAGCCCTTGAAAGAGGTGGTCAAAAACGCCATTGAAGCCGCCTTGAAACAGGCGCACGGCAAGATTCATGGCCCGGGCGGAGCCGCCGAACTCCTTGAAATCAATCCGAGCACCCTCAGAAGCAAAATGCGGAAAATGGGCACCTCCCTGGACCAGGTCATTTCCCAAGACAGGTAACACCACCGAATCCGGTATAATCACCATTTCACGAAAAAGCACCCGGGATAATCCCGGATGCTTCGATTCAATCAGCACACATTTTCCGGGCGGCTTCACGCCGTCCAGTCATGCGGATGTCATTTTCAAGAAAGCCCTCCAGCGGAACGCAATGTCCTCAACCCAGGGCCTTCTTCAATCCATTGGCCGCCTTCTCGACCATGGATCGAGGACACCCAAGATTGATCCGTTCATACCCTGCGAACGCCGGACCGAACCAGTGACCATGATCCAGGGCCACACGAGCCACGTCCTCGATTCGATGGGACAATTCCTCATCACTCAAGCCGAGTTTGCGGCAGTCCAACATCATGAGATATGTCGCCTCAGATGTCAGCAGATCCACATTGGGGATATTTTCCCGCACAAAATCAGTCAGATATTTCATATTTCCGGCAACATGCACAAGCAGTTCATCCAGCCAGTACCCGCATTTGGCATAGGCTGTTTCCGTGGCCACCACACTGAACGCATTGTTCCGCTTCAACAGTTGATAGGAAACAAAATTCATGTACGCGTCTTGCTGTTCCTTGGTGGGCAAGTGCAGATACGACGCTTGAACGCCCGCCAGGTTGAACCCCTTGGACGGTGAAAAACCCGTGATGGTAATGGCTTCGACATCCTTGTCCAGCGAGGCCATAGGGATATGCGTGTGGCCCGTATGGACAAAATCACGCCAAATTTCATCGGAAAAGATGGTGACGTCATGCCGCAAACAGATCTCGGCCATGCGCGTCAACTCGTCCCGGGTCCAGACCCGCATGGCTGGATTGTGCGGTGAACACAACAGGAACGCGGTCACTTTCGGGTCGCTGCATTGCTTTTCAAAATCATCGAAATCCATGACAAATCGCGAACTTTCCTGATCCCAGACCAATGGAGATTCACAGACTTCCCGACCACATCCATTAATGATTTCATAAAAAGGATAATACACCGGAGATTGAATCACGATCTTGTCACCGGGTTGGGTGAACAGCTGGATACAATAGGACATGGACGGAACAACACCGGAGCAATGCGCCATGCTTTCATACGTCATCGCATAGCCAAACCGCTCCTTGGTCCAATCAATAGCCGCCTGAAAATAGGAATCCGGACGATAGACATATCCGTAAATACCATGCTCGGCTTTCTCTTTCAGCACCTCGACAATTTCGGGAGCGCACCGCAGGTCCATATCCGCGACCCACATGGGCAGGAGGTCATCCCTGGAAAACGTCCCTCCCATTTCAGACCACTTGGTGGAATGGGCATTTCTCCGATCAATTTCGACAGTAAAATCTATAGGCATCGCTTCAGCTCCTTATGACGATTCGATGATTTGAGTGACTTTCTGATTCTCTTTAGTGATGAGAAAAGCACTATATCCAGAGATACTGACAAAAATAAAGCCGATACAGCACAGAATTATCCAGAAAAACCACGGTCACCAGTGGCTCAAATAGCTTCTCACATGCCCAAAAAATCCACCATAATTTGACACGCCAATCGGACATATGTATATATTGGTCAATACAATATTCTTTAGTGAGTTAACTCGTTACGTTAGCTCTGGCGATCACGGCATGACGCTCGTGTTTCATGAGCGGTGACCACCATTTAATCCAGGAGAAGACCATGTTGCAATTACGCGATGGATGCAGTTTCTTTCGGCGGGAGACGTATGGACCGGGCGAGGAAGACTGTCCCAATCGGATTACACGGGAAATCGTTGAGCAGCGCATGACCAGAGAAGGCGCGCCCAAATTGCGCGAAGACTTCGTGCCTCGGAGCAATCCATCCGTTTTCTGGCGCACCGAGCACTTTGGTGCCGTGGTCTTCAGAGTCACGGACAACACCATTTTCGGCATTGACGAGACAAGTACTGCCATCTTGAAACTCGTTGATGAAACCAGAACCATGGGTGAAATTCTCGATATGGTATGTGATGAAACCCGCCTGTCACGAGACTTTGCAGCCACATATGTTTCGGAATTGCAGGCACGCGGACTCTTCGCCGGACTCCACGACAAGTCCACGAAATAACCTTCGCCCTTGCACCTTTTCCGCGCACGGTTCGCCACCAGGTGGACCCGTGCGCTGTTTCCATGAGCCATACGACACCAACTGTTTCGTCCGAGGATGTGAATTGTGAGGCCCAAACAGAACTATCTCTCTGCACCGGAAACCGTTTTCTACGAAGTCACCACAGCCTGTAATTATAAATGTATGCACTGTTTTGGCGACTATGGACGCAAACAGCACGACACCCTGACCGTCTCCGAATTGTTTTCCCTGGTCGATCAACTCGCTGCAATGAATGTCTTTCGCCTCATTTTCGGTGGCGGAGAGCCCTTGCTCGACGACCGTATTTATGACGTCATTCCCTATGCGGTCTCTCGGCTTCCATTTGTCTCTCTATCAACCAATGGGCACTTGGCGACACCAGACGTCATCGACCGGCTCAAAGACTGCGGCCTCAAAAATGTCCAGATCAGCCTGGACAGTGCCGAAGCCGATGCCCATGACTGTCTCCGAAATCGTCCCGGTGCCTTTGACCACGCAGTTCAAGCCATTCAACGCTTCAACACGGCGGGATTCCGCGTCATGACATCCACGGTCGTCACGACATTGAATGCACATGAACTCGATGCGATCATCGCCCTGTGTGACTCGCTCGGCGTGGTGCAGTGCAAATTCCTTCCCTTGGGACTCACAGGCCGCGCGCTTGAACATCCCGATTTGTGGCCGGAAAAATCCGTGGCACAGGCCGCAGCATCAGTCCTGCGTGATCACGTTGGCGATTCCGTTTGGAACACGCCCCGGACCGGCATAAAAATCGCCGCCGACCCGCGCCTCTGGTTCAAGGCCCACCCTGACAAAACCCCGAGCAATGTTTCGTGTACCTGGGATTGCGAAGCGGCCAGAACCTGCATCGGCATTCTCACAGACGGCCGAGTGGTGCCGTGTGTTCCACTGGGACGGCTGGGCGTGACAATGGGATCGTTACGCGAGGCACCACTTCAGGAAATCTGGCAATCGGAAAACGCCATGCGGCTTCGAAACAACGTCAACATGGAACAAGGGGAATGCGCCTCATGCGACCTTCGCTTTGGCTGTCGAGGTGGCTGCAAGGCCAATGTGCTGGCCGCCACCGGGACATTCGGTGGCCCTGACCCGGACATGCGGGGCATTTGCCCTCTATGAAATCTTGGAAAACAGACAGACCGTACAGCATTGTCTGGAACATCTCCGGGCGATGCAATCTCTCGTGCGCCCACTGCAAGGACCTCGGCCATTTTGATACGGAACTGGATTTGGTCAGAACCAGAACAGTCGCCGAATCGCTCAAGCAATGGGCACCCTTTGTGGTGGTCCTCAGTGGTGGCGAACCCGGACTGGCCCGACATTTTCCGGACATACTGGACCACCTGTTATCCTGGGTTCCCCGAATCGTCGTCGCCAGCAACGGACACACGATCTTTCACCCGGATTTCCTCCCCATAATCCATGGTCATGAAAACCGGCTGGCCATCCAGTTGAGCCTCGACGGATGGAATGCCCCGTCGCACGACGCCATTCGGGGCAACGGTTCATATGCGACACTCTGCCACGCCATAGAACGGATAAAAGGGCAATCCATGCCCTTCACCATGAATGCGACTTTGACCAAGGCGGTCTGTGGCAACATCCTGGCTGTTCTCGAAAACGCCCAGACCCTCGGCGCAACCGCCCTCCGATTTGGTCGATTTCATCCTCAAGAAACACAACAGCAATCGCTTGAACCATCTTGGGATGACCTGTCCACAACCCTCGAAACCATCCGGGAATTCCAGATATCCGGATCACCCATGCGCGTCCATCCACCACGATCGGCCAAAATTCGCGGCAATCGTTCCGGGTGTGACGCCCCCATGAAATGCACGGTCCTTCCCAATGGGGACGTCTATGACTGCACGTTCTTCACCCATGACACATTCTGCATGGGATCACTGATCGAACAATCGCCAAAGGCCCTCTGGAACGAGCCTCAGGCGGAACGCCGACGCGACTGGTTTCGAGCCATGAACGCCACCTGCCAGGCGTGTCCGCAGCCCGACTGCCCCGGCTGCTGCCCGGCAATTTTGCGAAACCCCATGATGGCACGACACCTTCCGAAGGCGTGCCCGCTGCCCTCGCTGTATCAAGGATAAAAATATGCAGACACCGTTTCTTTCAGCTCCCCTCACGGTCCATTGGTGGATCACGGCACAATGCAACCTGAACTGTCCCATGTGTTCAACGGCTTCCGGTCAGCAACTCCCCCGAGAGATGACGACCGAAGAAGGATTGACCCTCATCAACGACCTGGCGAACATGCAGGTCTTCACCTTGGTGGTGGGTGGCGGAGAACCCTTCTGCCGAAAGGATATTTTCGATTTTCTGTCCACGGCATTGGATCGGGGACTGCGAATTCACCTGACGACAAACGGAACGCTTCTGGACCTGCCCACCACCAAACGGCTGGCAGAAATCGGCTTTGTCTGGCCGGTTCAGGTGTCCATTGACGGCAACCGGCAGCACCATGATGACATCCGGGGAACCGGGAACTATGACCGCGCAGTACAGGGATTGAAAAATCTCGAAAAAGGCCTGGTACCGTCACAGATCGCGTGTCTCATCTCCAGACGAAATATCGACGATGTAGAAGATCTCATTGAGCTGGGGCTCGCTGTCAATGCCAAACAAGTCAGTTTTCACGGGCTGATCCCGGTCGGTCGGGCGCACCAGGAAATGATGGAAAGCTGGGAGCTGAGTCAACAGGAATGGAAGGAGCTGGATGCCTACATCGCTCAACGCAATGCGGAATTGCCCATGTCGGTCATCTGCGATCCTTACGGAGATGAACCCATTGGACGCGCCCCGCGCTCTCAGGACCAAAGCGGTCGCGGCGGGTGTACTGCGGGATATTCCGAAGTGACGATCGACGCACAGGGTTCTGTCTACCCATGCATTCTGCTCTGTGAACCTCAATTCAAGGCGGGATCCGTCGTCCAACACCGATTCAAAACGATCTGGGATTCTTCGGACGTGCTCAAATCCGTGCGAAAAGCCGTTGGTCAACTCCCGGAAGCCTGTCAGGGATGCGACTACACCAGCAGTTGCTTCGGCGGATGCCGAGGGCTGGGGTTTCTGGAAACCGGCTCACTGACAACGCGTGATCCTCGCTGTCCGTTCGCCCCACACAACCAACAGAATTCCCAGCATTGACCCGACGGGAAGCCCACTCACCGACCAGACTCACTGCCCATATACGGGAAAAGCACTCACGAAAATCGTGAGTGCTTTTCCCGTAGCTACCAAGACAAAGGCCTTTCCAATGACAACATAATTCAAAACTCTTTCAGCCAAAACTCAGCCCATTATTAAAATGGCAATTCAAGAAGTGAGGCCCCAAGACGTTGAGAAATTCTTTGAGATGCCAAAATAAGATTTTCTTCAATATTTGCATTCTTTTCTTTACTCAGCCGCACAGTTGGAACAGAAACACTTAATGTTGCTGCAAGCTGATTCTGAAAATCCAAAATAGGGACAGCAGTACACCGTACCCCCTTAAAAACCTCTTCAGAGTCATAGGCAAGTCCGGTTTCACGAACCTCTTCCAATTCAAAACACAAATCATGCATCGTTCTTTCAATAAAACTTTGATCAAATTGTTCACGAATCAATTTAAGGACCTTTTGAGCCTCAATTTCTTCAGCGAATGCAAGGAAAATTTTTCCTGATGCGGACTGAAATAAAGGGAAAGAACTCCCAATAATAGAATCCTGTCTTAACATTTGTGATGTCACCTGCTTGTCTACAACAAGCATTTCTGTCCCAAACGGAACGCATAAATTGACGGTTTCATCCACTGCTTCTAGCAACTCACGACAATACGTTTTAGCCACATCCACCACGCTGGAGTGTTGCAACATTCGACTGCCTACAGAAAAAAGTTTGTAAGAGAGACAATACTCACCTCTTTCTTTTTCTTGAAAAACATAGTCATTGTCTTCAAGAGTCAACAACATTCGATGCACAGAAGTCTTCGGCAATTCAACAGCCCGACTCAATTCGGCAAGTTCCCACGACTTTCTGGTTGAAAGCTTCTCAATAAGAAGACAAGCCTTAGATACTGCACTTATTTCATAATACTTTTTTTCTTTTTTAGGCATAAAAATTCCTTTCAAAAATCAAACGCATTTATTGTATTCTTAGTCATCTATAAAATTCAACGCCCCTTAATAAGCAGGTCGCTAAAAATTATATTTATACAGACTTCACATTTCTCATCAAAACAAAAAATACGTCACAACACACTCGCTTACGCGAACGTAACACATTCAGCTTCAATCGCTTTTTTCTAATGACTTAATCCTAAAACACAAAAAATCCCAAGATAAAATCAACGTTTTCAACAAGTACTCTAAAAAACTCATGAATTATGGAATTTCGTATTTCATTAATTGAAAAGTGAAACGAACCAAATGATTCTACAAGATCAATTAAAATTCATTTTTCACCCCGCCTTAAACACACAAGAGCCTCTTCACACAAAAAAGTCGCTCTGTACGTCTACAAACCTACTGTATATCTTCATACAAAAACGTGCAGCTTGTCACTGTATCAGTCTCTGGCTTTAAAAACTGTCTATTTGCAACGTTGAGACGAACCTATAAGTGATACTCTGTACAGCAGGCTTTCAAAGACCAGGCACAAAAGCCACAGCCACCACTGTGTATGCACAGACTTGAAGTAAGATTTTTACACTTCTCCAAGACTCACACTCTGAATAACGCTCTAAATAATATTTCATGCCCCAAACATAAATTAACATTCTAAATTTCTTATCAAACCAAGAGAAGACATCAAATTGATTCATTGAACTCTTCATAAAAAATTGAACACAGCCCAAAATGCTCTTATTTAAAACCACCATAAAAAAACACCTTTTCGTTAATTTTATGAATAAATTTCACAAAAAGGTGTTTTTATGGTTAACAACTATGCGTTACTTTTTTGCAGTTCTTTTGCATTTTTTATCACTTTCTCTCTCCCTTTTATCATAGAATAGATCATAGAACCAGATGTATACAAAACAACGGCGATAACAACCCATTTCAAAATGCCAAGGGGTATGGATTTGACTAACGTAACCGCAATCAAAACACCAACAATACCAGTCAAGGTGACAATAAGTGAAATCTTACGATCATATGCTCCCTCTTTAATAAACTTAAGAGAAGCAATAGGCATAAGAAATGCGCACGATCCCATCATGATCGGGAAGGCAACCCGTGGTGACATCCCAAGAAAATAAACCAATGCCATACATGGGGCATACGCTCCAATGCCTGCCGTCATGAGCATCCCGATTATAAAGTTTCCTACATTGGCAATTATCAAATTCGTTCCCGTCAAACCAGTGGCTTCACCACCGCTTGGCATCCACCCCATAATTCCAAAGAACATCAATACCGCAGTTACAAAAAGAGAAACACCCATAACAAGACGAACTATTTGTACTGGTAGACGAGACATGATGGCAGCCCCAAAGTATGCTCCCAGCGAGCTTGAAATAAGCATACTTATAAGCGTCACAGGTTCTACCTCAATGGTGGTGATAAGAAAAGATGCAGACACAACCTCTGGAAGCGAAGTAAAAACATTCAGTGTCCCTGGGATCTTCTTATCATCTATTTGTTTGAAAAATTTAAGCAAGGCCGTTGCCGATGCAAAATTACCAATCCCAAGCACATCAAAAAACAATGTTACAAAACCAATAATTCCAACCGTGACAGGGGATGCCTTACTCATCTCATGACGATGAGCTCGGTAATCTTTGATAAAAACAAATAAAAAATACAGGCCCAAAATTGCCAAAAGACCCAATATATATTTTACCATATCCACTCCTCTGCCGTCAGCACGGCACGTAGAAAAAATATTGCACTCAATGAGAACCAACTATTCGCTATCGTTTCGGTACAAACAGAACGCAGTACGACGGCGGTACCATCAACAGTCAAAAGGCCGCAATAAAAGACTTTATAAAGAGGCAAGACCTCTCAATAAACTTTTAAGAAAGGTTCTGACGACAGGTTTGACCAGAATCGTCAGAACCTTACACTGTTGGCAGCCAAGAAAATAAAAGAAACATCTTCTTCTCTTGACCGCCCCGCTTCCTACAGAAGATCTGGAGGAATTGAGGTG from the Pseudodesulfovibrio sp. JC047 genome contains:
- a CDS encoding tetratricopeptide repeat protein, with the protein product MNESLQQMTEDDLKHRICALKDRHAYHDLKKFLIGELSAGHVPAQLQVKAYNELGVAHLQLDEPAEAEKSFLLAIESDPKAVNPRFNRANIALFAKKYTTAFGQYQDLLALDPDHVGATYHSGLCLALTDRPVEALPYFLKSAKAEPERMGPNFWSGETLVALERFSEALPYFTKAAELTPDHRESHRGIAICLFEQGEYADCIAQCDMLIQSGGGSEYLAFRIKGDALIEMGQIEVAAVCHLELADMDFDARDYLVMRAKDLAKHHPDAVSRYVEVILDMIPELERAFSGVVPAEDSVAASEEK
- a CDS encoding sigma 54-interacting transcriptional regulator; this translates as MAQPHKENLTFLTEAMIRITGSLDIQKSLINTFDFLVQHFPIDAISLHQYSQDLRSLELLFLVQKDTFEFVEIVVPLSERSATGLSLHNQNTEFLINVQNNMQSTVSRQHGEALAPFLPLKERGYLIGILRSETETLGHLCFMGTHPGCFTKEHERKLSLLLAPFTLTMSNLLKYKRTMEFQKKLREEKDELQLNLQRLQGQQILGEHGGLQHTMDVVHQLRNREIPALILGETGTGKELIANVIQAISPRKNKPFVKVNCGAIPDTLVDSELFGYIKGAFTGATSSRPGRFEQAHTGTLFLDEIGELPLQAQVRLLRVLENHVVERIGSTQPIDVDVRIIAATNRNLELMMQEGTFREDLYYRLYVFPIKVPPLRERTGDLPELIQAFAEQTYKKMGRTDTPQIPWHTLKRLNKYSWPGNVRELENLVRRAITLSTSGPLQLDKLLPQDEGWYIAPEESQSYFEKTIDARVELALEQHLAHLPVEPKALAASQSEVSTQVKPLKEVVKNAIEAALKQAHGKIHGPGGAAELLEINPSTLRSKMRKMGTSLDQVISQDR
- a CDS encoding MalY/PatB family protein produces the protein MPIDFTVEIDRRNAHSTKWSEMGGTFSRDDLLPMWVADMDLRCAPEIVEVLKEKAEHGIYGYVYRPDSYFQAAIDWTKERFGYAMTYESMAHCSGVVPSMSYCIQLFTQPGDKIVIQSPVYYPFYEIINGCGREVCESPLVWDQESSRFVMDFDDFEKQCSDPKVTAFLLCSPHNPAMRVWTRDELTRMAEICLRHDVTIFSDEIWRDFVHTGHTHIPMASLDKDVEAITITGFSPSKGFNLAGVQASYLHLPTKEQQDAYMNFVSYQLLKRNNAFSVVATETAYAKCGYWLDELLVHVAGNMKYLTDFVRENIPNVDLLTSEATYLMMLDCRKLGLSDEELSHRIEDVARVALDHGHWFGPAFAGYERINLGCPRSMVEKAANGLKKALG
- a CDS encoding PqqD family protein — protein: MLQLRDGCSFFRRETYGPGEEDCPNRITREIVEQRMTREGAPKLREDFVPRSNPSVFWRTEHFGAVVFRVTDNTIFGIDETSTAILKLVDETRTMGEILDMVCDETRLSRDFAATYVSELQARGLFAGLHDKSTK
- a CDS encoding radical SAM protein; protein product: MRPKQNYLSAPETVFYEVTTACNYKCMHCFGDYGRKQHDTLTVSELFSLVDQLAAMNVFRLIFGGGEPLLDDRIYDVIPYAVSRLPFVSLSTNGHLATPDVIDRLKDCGLKNVQISLDSAEADAHDCLRNRPGAFDHAVQAIQRFNTAGFRVMTSTVVTTLNAHELDAIIALCDSLGVVQCKFLPLGLTGRALEHPDLWPEKSVAQAAASVLRDHVGDSVWNTPRTGIKIAADPRLWFKAHPDKTPSNVSCTWDCEAARTCIGILTDGRVVPCVPLGRLGVTMGSLREAPLQEIWQSENAMRLRNNVNMEQGECASCDLRFGCRGGCKANVLAATGTFGGPDPDMRGICPL
- a CDS encoding radical SAM protein encodes the protein MKSWKTDRPYSIVWNISGRCNLSCAHCKDLGHFDTELDLVRTRTVAESLKQWAPFVVVLSGGEPGLARHFPDILDHLLSWVPRIVVASNGHTIFHPDFLPIIHGHENRLAIQLSLDGWNAPSHDAIRGNGSYATLCHAIERIKGQSMPFTMNATLTKAVCGNILAVLENAQTLGATALRFGRFHPQETQQQSLEPSWDDLSTTLETIREFQISGSPMRVHPPRSAKIRGNRSGCDAPMKCTVLPNGDVYDCTFFTHDTFCMGSLIEQSPKALWNEPQAERRRDWFRAMNATCQACPQPDCPGCCPAILRNPMMARHLPKACPLPSLYQG
- a CDS encoding radical SAM protein — its product is MQTPFLSAPLTVHWWITAQCNLNCPMCSTASGQQLPREMTTEEGLTLINDLANMQVFTLVVGGGEPFCRKDIFDFLSTALDRGLRIHLTTNGTLLDLPTTKRLAEIGFVWPVQVSIDGNRQHHDDIRGTGNYDRAVQGLKNLEKGLVPSQIACLISRRNIDDVEDLIELGLAVNAKQVSFHGLIPVGRAHQEMMESWELSQQEWKELDAYIAQRNAELPMSVICDPYGDEPIGRAPRSQDQSGRGGCTAGYSEVTIDAQGSVYPCILLCEPQFKAGSVVQHRFKTIWDSSDVLKSVRKAVGQLPEACQGCDYTSSCFGGCRGLGFLETGSLTTRDPRCPFAPHNQQNSQH
- a CDS encoding IclR family transcriptional regulator, with amino-acid sequence MPKKEKKYYEISAVSKACLLIEKLSTRKSWELAELSRAVELPKTSVHRMLLTLEDNDYVFQEKERGEYCLSYKLFSVGSRMLQHSSVVDVAKTYCRELLEAVDETVNLCVPFGTEMLVVDKQVTSQMLRQDSIIGSSFPLFQSASGKIFLAFAEEIEAQKVLKLIREQFDQSFIERTMHDLCFELEEVRETGLAYDSEEVFKGVRCTAVPILDFQNQLAATLSVSVPTVRLSKEKNANIEENLILASQRISQRLGASLLELPF
- a CDS encoding sulfite exporter TauE/SafE family protein codes for the protein MVKYILGLLAILGLYFLFVFIKDYRAHRHEMSKASPVTVGIIGFVTLFFDVLGIGNFASATALLKFFKQIDDKKIPGTLNVFTSLPEVVSASFLITTIEVEPVTLISMLISSSLGAYFGAAIMSRLPVQIVRLVMGVSLFVTAVLMFFGIMGWMPSGGEATGLTGTNLIIANVGNFIIGMLMTAGIGAYAPCMALVYFLGMSPRVAFPIMMGSCAFLMPIASLKFIKEGAYDRKISLIVTLTGIVGVLIAVTLVKSIPLGILKWVVIAVVLYTSGSMIYSMIKGREKVIKNAKELQKSNA